The uncultured Desulfobulbus sp. genome window below encodes:
- a CDS encoding DMT family transporter — protein MHNQTQAYLLTLLAVLFWSTAASAFKLALKTTPPQAVLCYTTALSTLVLFLILAIRGRLRSIGQMPAKSLTRCVLLGILNPFLYYLVLFKAYDLLPGQIAMALNYGWPLVLTLLSVPLLGQRLSSRQIFAILISFFGAVMIATQGQMIHIGHLSPQGVTLAIVSTLIWALYWLCNAQDGQDPILKIFISFCSGLLCILIYCTLNSGITLPAPQAWIPLGYIALFEMSLTFILWLTALQRTSSTAKIGNLMYLTPFLSLLCLHLIVGERIHQATFWGLSLIIGSLLYQATPKKKAK, from the coding sequence ATGCACAACCAAACTCAGGCCTACCTCCTCACTTTGCTTGCGGTGCTGTTCTGGAGCACAGCCGCCTCCGCCTTCAAGCTGGCCCTGAAGACGACCCCACCACAAGCCGTTCTCTGTTATACCACCGCGCTTTCAACCCTGGTGCTTTTCCTCATTCTTGCCATCCGGGGAAGACTGCGCTCTATCGGCCAGATGCCTGCCAAAAGTCTCACCCGCTGTGTTCTTCTGGGCATACTCAACCCTTTTTTATACTATCTGGTCCTTTTTAAGGCCTACGACCTGCTCCCCGGGCAAATAGCCATGGCGCTCAACTATGGCTGGCCTCTGGTCCTGACCCTGCTTTCCGTCCCCCTGCTCGGCCAACGCCTGAGCAGCAGGCAAATTTTCGCCATCCTCATCAGTTTTTTCGGGGCGGTGATGATAGCAACCCAGGGGCAGATGATCCACATTGGTCACCTTAGTCCTCAGGGGGTCACGCTGGCAATTGTTTCCACCCTAATATGGGCATTGTACTGGCTCTGCAACGCGCAGGACGGGCAGGATCCCATCCTGAAAATCTTTATCAGTTTTTGCTCGGGATTGTTGTGTATTCTGATCTACTGCACACTGAACAGCGGGATCACCTTACCTGCTCCCCAAGCCTGGATCCCCCTTGGCTATATTGCTCTTTTTGAGATGAGCCTGACCTTTATTCTTTGGCTGACTGCACTCCAGCGCACCTCCTCAACAGCCAAGATCGGCAACCTCATGTACCTTACGCCCTTTCTCTCCCTGCTCTGCCTGCACCTAATCGTGGGAGAAAGAATCCACCAGGCAACTTTTTGGGGGCTTTCCCTGATTATTGGTTCACTGCTCTATCAAGCAACGCCCAAAAAAAAGGCAAAATAA